Proteins encoded by one window of Yersinia massiliensis:
- a CDS encoding faeA-like family protein, translating to MKAKNQRKEEVMSILEERCLFLKKQFSESIPPVDSWPKTRELADKAELDIYTARLVLMKLVDENRAKMSETKVLNSLRWFIAHPADK from the coding sequence ATGAAAGCTAAAAATCAACGCAAAGAAGAAGTCATGAGTATTTTGGAAGAAAGATGTCTTTTCTTAAAAAAACAGTTTAGCGAGTCAATCCCCCCAGTGGACAGTTGGCCAAAAACCAGAGAGTTGGCTGATAAAGCTGAATTGGATATTTATACTGCAAGGCTAGTCCTGATGAAATTGGTTGATGAGAACAGAGCAAAGATGTCAGAAACTAAGGTCCTGAATTCATTGCGCTGGTTTATTGCTCACCCGGCAGACAAATAA
- a CDS encoding PglL family O-oligosaccharyltransferase, producing the protein MNTIIMVMIAVTFLTMLHYEINRGGAGLDLPTNILIWAMMALLTMALYWPQSEANHPFSSPGSLWLLSGALMISIPGLWPESLRHIGAWLPRLLGLWGGIILLFGLFRLKLNAGTRQMWLMLILLSTWGQAVLALLQWFVFTADNWMEFDPAQRPYGIFQQVNVLASYLATGYACAVYLFMVPNKRVVRGISTLTLLVFPGLLVLLQSRIGWVGGVSTLLLLSFYYWRQRQILGLWLFSLASVLAAVYVLSQWSDSALVLKEGSNRERRLLLHYTWHMISQHPWLGWGYGQFEFAFARTLAQAGQVPDNFIYPSHPHNEVLFGWVEGGIAALIGMLLLAIGYVKPLLMQPKTVFPIWVLTLPIALHLMTEYPLYQSAAHWLVLILLGRLMIPETLLVAATPTPAPWQRGLNGAIIFAALCTLLFMVTGFKTGRVLTMTERNGLVDMRPLDDLINPYIQWERYQYIRHINLLLQFNQRQDPELLTQFKAWAEQYLQLHNDPNVYQSLIMITHYQGDVEQANHLRLTARALFPDNPSFK; encoded by the coding sequence ATGAACACAATAATAATGGTGATGATTGCCGTTACCTTTCTTACCATGCTGCACTATGAAATCAATCGAGGCGGAGCCGGGCTTGATCTTCCAACCAATATCCTCATCTGGGCGATGATGGCGCTCCTCACGATGGCGCTCTATTGGCCCCAGTCTGAGGCAAACCACCCCTTTAGTTCACCCGGTAGTTTATGGCTGTTATCGGGTGCACTGATGATCAGTATCCCTGGACTATGGCCTGAATCATTACGGCATATTGGGGCTTGGTTGCCGCGTCTTCTGGGTCTATGGGGCGGGATAATCCTGTTATTTGGGCTGTTTCGGCTGAAGCTAAACGCAGGAACGCGACAAATGTGGCTAATGCTGATCCTCTTGTCCACTTGGGGACAGGCCGTCTTGGCCCTACTGCAATGGTTTGTTTTTACTGCCGATAACTGGATGGAGTTCGATCCTGCGCAACGCCCTTATGGCATTTTTCAACAAGTGAATGTGCTGGCCAGTTATCTGGCAACGGGTTATGCCTGCGCAGTTTACCTGTTCATGGTTCCAAATAAGCGAGTGGTCCGCGGTATCAGTACCCTGACGCTTTTAGTGTTCCCTGGCTTATTGGTACTACTCCAATCGCGGATCGGCTGGGTTGGTGGGGTTTCAACCTTACTGCTACTTTCTTTCTATTACTGGCGTCAGCGGCAAATCCTTGGGTTATGGTTATTCAGTCTCGCGAGCGTGCTGGCCGCTGTTTATGTGTTGAGCCAGTGGAGCGACAGTGCGCTAGTCCTCAAAGAGGGCAGTAACCGAGAGCGCAGGCTATTACTGCATTACACTTGGCACATGATATCGCAGCACCCATGGCTAGGTTGGGGCTACGGTCAGTTTGAGTTTGCTTTTGCCCGCACGCTCGCGCAAGCAGGGCAAGTACCCGACAACTTTATTTATCCTTCACATCCCCATAATGAAGTTCTGTTTGGCTGGGTGGAGGGGGGGATCGCCGCGCTGATTGGGATGTTGTTACTCGCTATCGGCTATGTCAAACCCCTATTGATGCAACCCAAAACTGTGTTTCCAATCTGGGTCCTCACATTGCCGATCGCGTTGCATCTGATGACCGAATATCCGCTTTACCAATCTGCGGCCCATTGGCTGGTCCTTATTCTTCTTGGGCGACTAATGATTCCGGAGACTCTTTTGGTTGCAGCAACGCCAACGCCGGCACCTTGGCAACGTGGGTTGAACGGTGCGATCATTTTCGCGGCGCTATGCACATTGCTCTTTATGGTGACGGGATTCAAAACGGGTCGCGTACTGACCATGACAGAAAGAAATGGCTTAGTGGACATGAGGCCATTAGATGACTTGATAAATCCGTATATCCAATGGGAAAGATATCAGTACATACGACATATCAACTTATTACTGCAATTCAACCAGCGCCAAGACCCTGAGTTACTGACACAATTTAAGGCATGGGCAGAGCAGTACCTTCAACTGCACAATGACCCGAATGTTTATCAAAGCCTTATCATGATTACTCATTATCAGGGCGATGTTGAGCAAGCGAATCATCTGCGCCTAACTGCGCGAGCGTTATTCCCCGATAATCCCAGCTTCAAATAA
- a CDS encoding exo-beta-N-acetylmuramidase NamZ family protein — MRHFLLTLLFLCSACVISIGSANAGQSMVLGVDREDIYGPLLKNKRVGLMVNQSSINKDGRHTIDKLLSEQDKFGFTVTTLFSVEHGIRGKADAGLGDDNHLDKQSGLPIISLYGRDEDGRARAHPTEAQLANIDVVIYDLQDVGVRYFTYTLSLHHMLESLQASQKKLMVFDRPNPLGNHVYGPILEEKNMSGIGMHPIPMVHGLTSGEFARMIVGEGWLTHFDDSSWQAFGIPAYQLPPQDLVVISMANYTHDMPYSLPVRPSPNLRSDLAIQLYPSLGLFEATSVNMGRGSDHPFEQLGFPSHQFYVNTCYQVDINQQKTGWPHAGKQVCGENLSKTDISQIKPTVRYFVDWWFKFKAAGYPMVIPAAQEAKYLDYQEAFFLLRPLWLAKLTGASNLVALMNEASERKLSVDETVSFLESHWQPDVERYLQLREKYKIYP; from the coding sequence ATGAGACACTTCCTGCTGACTTTACTATTTTTGTGTTCTGCGTGTGTTATCAGCATTGGCTCTGCCAATGCGGGACAAAGCATGGTTCTGGGCGTTGATCGGGAAGATATTTACGGGCCGCTGCTCAAAAACAAGCGTGTTGGCTTGATGGTCAATCAAAGTTCTATCAATAAAGATGGCCGTCACACCATTGATAAATTGCTTTCTGAGCAAGACAAGTTTGGCTTCACCGTCACGACATTATTTTCGGTTGAACATGGGATCCGCGGTAAGGCCGATGCGGGCTTGGGCGATGATAACCACCTTGATAAGCAAAGTGGCTTGCCGATCATCTCTCTCTATGGGCGAGATGAAGATGGTCGGGCGCGCGCTCATCCTACTGAAGCGCAGTTAGCCAATATCGATGTGGTGATCTATGACTTGCAGGATGTCGGCGTACGTTATTTTACCTATACCCTCTCCCTGCACCACATGCTGGAAAGCCTGCAAGCCAGCCAGAAGAAGTTGATGGTGTTCGATCGGCCTAACCCGTTGGGGAATCATGTCTATGGGCCAATACTGGAAGAAAAGAACATGTCGGGAATCGGCATGCATCCTATTCCGATGGTTCATGGCCTGACTTCGGGGGAGTTCGCTCGCATGATCGTGGGGGAGGGCTGGTTGACACATTTTGATGACAGCAGTTGGCAGGCATTTGGTATCCCCGCCTACCAGTTACCGCCACAAGACTTAGTGGTTATCAGCATGGCAAATTATACCCATGATATGCCTTATTCGCTGCCGGTCCGGCCGTCACCAAACCTGCGCAGCGATCTGGCGATTCAACTCTATCCTTCTCTGGGATTGTTTGAAGCCACTAGCGTCAATATGGGCAGAGGCTCAGATCACCCGTTTGAGCAATTAGGTTTTCCTTCGCACCAGTTTTATGTCAATACCTGCTATCAGGTCGATATTAATCAACAGAAAACCGGTTGGCCTCATGCGGGCAAACAGGTTTGCGGCGAAAATCTTTCTAAGACCGATATCAGTCAAATTAAGCCAACGGTGCGTTACTTCGTCGATTGGTGGTTCAAGTTCAAGGCTGCGGGCTACCCGATGGTGATCCCTGCGGCACAAGAAGCGAAATATCTGGACTATCAGGAAGCCTTCTTTTTGCTACGCCCGCTCTGGTTAGCCAAACTCACTGGTGCAAGCAATCTCGTGGCATTGATGAATGAAGCAAGTGAGAGAAAGCTTTCCGTTGATGAAACCGTCAGTTTCCTTGAATCCCACTGGCAACCTGATGTGGAGCGTTACTTACAACTGCGTGAGAAGTACAAAATTTACCCATAA
- a CDS encoding glycoside hydrolase family 3 protein has product MKKIISAIFLFSTGSYAATISDSQLKEMWQSPKTAAETLINQMSFEEKLGQMLMVDIRSWDESNTENKTPFITINDSVSKMIKDYSLGSVILFRENLIDTPQTVELINHIQNARNNLPLFISTDQEGGYVTRLRVGTEMPGNMALGATGSPKLAKQAGTIHGYELTSLGFNFNFGPVVDVNNNQNNPVIGVRSYSDDPILVGKLARSYIEGIQQYPVLTSLKHFPGHGNVSSDTHFALPSINIDKAAWSQIELKPFLEVMPDSDAIMTAHVVVPALDDAKLTNTKGEEIGTPATLSKPILTDLLRHQLKFEGLILTDAMDMGAITGNFDRQWSIKQAILAGNDIVLMPLAIKDKSSIEQLGELYHYLKTEAGKDAVLKQRIEESAQRVIYTKLNKQLSPAPHDAAKAQTIVASKAHKDLENAISEQAITLIKNDQVLPYRLKQQNEMMVFSDEGPRNELISKHLNDIANELKVSLNVKHQVIKLGLDTLTTEEIEKQIEGQQFIILATYNLKENPMNAQRIIDVANNKKIPLVVISTRNPYDIAYLSGVKANIAIYGITGFDVTNNVRNSLETNIRSGLRTLFQGPAGKQDILAKPQGKLPVDIKTPDANKVLYPRGYGLTIL; this is encoded by the coding sequence ATGAAAAAAATAATATCTGCTATTTTTTTATTCAGTACCGGAAGTTATGCTGCCACTATTTCAGATTCACAATTGAAAGAAATGTGGCAGTCGCCAAAAACTGCTGCGGAAACATTAATAAATCAAATGAGTTTTGAGGAAAAACTCGGACAGATGTTGATGGTCGATATTCGTTCTTGGGATGAAAGTAATACTGAAAATAAGACGCCATTTATCACGATAAATGACAGTGTCAGTAAGATGATTAAAGATTACTCTCTGGGTTCGGTGATTCTGTTTCGTGAAAACTTAATTGATACGCCGCAGACGGTAGAATTAATTAATCATATTCAGAATGCACGCAATAATTTACCATTATTTATTAGTACCGATCAGGAAGGGGGATATGTCACCCGTTTACGTGTCGGGACTGAAATGCCGGGGAATATGGCTTTAGGGGCGACAGGGTCGCCGAAGTTAGCTAAACAAGCAGGGACAATTCATGGCTATGAATTAACGAGTCTTGGTTTTAACTTTAACTTTGGCCCCGTGGTGGATGTTAACAATAACCAAAACAACCCTGTTATCGGTGTTCGTTCTTATTCCGATGATCCGATTTTGGTCGGTAAATTGGCTCGCAGCTATATCGAGGGTATTCAGCAATATCCGGTACTGACCTCGCTAAAACACTTCCCAGGGCATGGCAACGTGAGTTCAGATACCCACTTTGCGCTGCCTAGCATCAATATTGACAAGGCAGCATGGTCGCAGATTGAGCTTAAACCCTTCCTTGAGGTGATGCCGGATAGCGACGCCATCATGACCGCTCATGTGGTCGTTCCCGCGCTTGATGACGCTAAGTTGACCAATACCAAAGGAGAAGAAATCGGCACTCCGGCCACGTTATCGAAGCCTATTCTGACTGACCTTCTGCGCCACCAGTTGAAGTTTGAGGGCCTTATTCTGACCGATGCCATGGACATGGGGGCCATCACCGGTAATTTTGATCGCCAGTGGTCTATCAAGCAAGCGATCCTCGCCGGTAATGATATTGTCTTGATGCCATTAGCGATTAAAGACAAGAGCAGTATCGAGCAACTCGGCGAACTGTATCATTACCTGAAAACTGAAGCAGGAAAAGATGCGGTGCTTAAGCAACGTATTGAGGAGTCAGCACAGCGCGTTATCTATACCAAACTGAACAAACAGCTTTCTCCTGCACCGCATGATGCCGCCAAGGCACAAACTATTGTCGCATCCAAGGCACATAAAGATTTGGAAAATGCGATTTCCGAGCAGGCCATTACGCTGATTAAAAACGACCAAGTACTGCCTTATCGTCTTAAACAACAGAATGAGATGATGGTATTTTCCGATGAAGGGCCACGTAACGAGCTTATTAGCAAACATTTGAATGACATTGCCAATGAGCTAAAAGTTTCATTAAACGTTAAGCATCAGGTAATCAAGCTAGGTCTGGATACACTAACGACAGAAGAGATTGAAAAACAAATTGAAGGTCAGCAATTCATTATTCTTGCGACTTATAATCTCAAAGAAAATCCAATGAATGCTCAGCGGATTATCGATGTCGCTAATAATAAAAAGATTCCACTAGTGGTCATCTCCACGCGTAACCCCTATGACATCGCTTATTTATCTGGCGTAAAGGCAAATATCGCTATTTATGGTATTACGGGTTTCGATGTAACAAATAATGTCCGTAATAGTCTGGAAACCAATATTCGCAGCGGTTTAAGAACGCTATTCCAAGGGCCAGCAGGTAAACAAGATATTCTCGCTAAACCTCAAGGGAAACTCCCCGTCGATATTAAAACGCCTGATGCTAATAAAGTGCTTTATCCGCGCGGTTATGGATTAACAATATTATAA